Proteins from a genomic interval of Streptococcus sp. D7B5:
- a CDS encoding YdcP family protein produces MMRLANGIVLDKDTTFGELKFSALRREVRIQNEDGSVSDEIKERTYDLKSKGQGRMIQVSIPASVPLKEFDYNARVELINPIADTVATATYQGADVDWYIKADDIVLTKDSSSFKAQPQAKKEPTQDK; encoded by the coding sequence ATGATGAGATTAGCAAATGGCATTGTATTAGATAAAGACACGACTTTTGGAGAATTGAAATTCTCTGCTCTACGTCGTGAAGTGAGAATCCAAAATGAAGACGGGTCGGTTTCAGATGAAATCAAGGAACGTACCTATGACTTAAAATCCAAAGGACAAGGACGCATGATTCAAGTAAGTATTCCTGCCAGCGTGCCTTTGAAAGAGTTTGATTATAACGCACGGGTGGAACTTATCAATCCCATTGCGGACACCGTTGCTACTGCCACCTATCAAGGAGCAGATGTTGACTGGTATATCAAGGCAGACGATATTGTGCTGACAAAGGATTCTAGTTCATTCAAAGCTCAACCACAAGCAAAGAAAGAACCGACACAAGACAAATAG
- a CDS encoding isoprenyl transferase has protein sequence MFGFFKKDKAVEVEVPTQVPAHIGIIMDGNGRWAKKRMQPRVFGHKAGMEALQKVTKAANKMGVKVITVYAFSTENWTRPDQEVKFIMNLPVEFYDNYVPELHANNVKIQMIGETDRLPKPTFEALKKAEELTKNNTGLILNFALNYGGRAEITQALKGLAQDVLDAKINPGDITEDMIGDYLFTQHLPKDLRDPDLIIRTSGELRLSNFLPWQAAYSELYFTDTLWPDFDEAALQEAIAAFNHRNRRFGGV, from the coding sequence ATGTTTGGATTTTTTAAGAAAGATAAAGCTGTAGAAGTCGAGGTTCCAACACAGGTTCCTGCTCATATTGGCATCATCATGGATGGGAATGGCCGTTGGGCTAAAAAACGGATGCAACCACGGGTTTTTGGTCATAAGGCGGGAATGGAAGCCCTTCAAAAGGTAACCAAGGCAGCTAACAAGATGGGAGTCAAGGTCATCACGGTTTATGCCTTTTCAACGGAAAATTGGACGCGCCCAGATCAAGAAGTCAAGTTTATCATGAACTTGCCAGTCGAGTTTTATGATAACTATGTCCCTGAATTGCATGCAAATAACGTTAAGATTCAGATGATTGGGGAGACAGACCGTTTGCCTAAGCCGACTTTTGAAGCTTTGAAAAAAGCAGAGGAATTGACCAAGAACAATACGGGCTTGATTCTCAATTTTGCGCTTAACTATGGTGGCCGTGCTGAAATTACGCAGGCTCTTAAGGGCTTGGCTCAAGATGTTCTAGATGCTAAAATCAACCCTGGTGACATCACAGAAGATATGATTGGGGACTATCTTTTCACGCAGCACCTGCCAAAGGATTTGCGGGATCCTGATTTGATTATCCGTACGAGTGGTGAGTTGCGTTTAAGTAATTTCTTGCCATGGCAAGCAGCCTATAGTGAGCTTTACTTTACGGATACCTTGTGGCCTGATTTTGATGAAGCCGCCTTGCAGGAAGCTATTGCTGCTTTTAACCATCGCAATCGCCGTTTTGGAGGAGTTTAG
- a CDS encoding OFA family MFS transporter — protein sequence MKETFNRWRILVASTAILLCTGAVYSFSVFAGPLSSSTGWSMSDIMLAFAINSAIGPIPMILGGYLVDKGYVKWTIALGALLFASGFYLTGYANSPAMLYLTYGLMAGLGQGFAYSGALSNSLRLFPDKRGLASGILTGGMGFAAVIASPVASNLIQKQDAFFAFRTIGLVYIVVIICAIFFIKAAPSGYQPAGWKAPIPTKQGPTNKNWKQMLQSPLFYIIISMFFVGAFSGLMIASQASPIGQSMFGLSAGTAALYVSLYSIANSSGRFIWGSLSDKIGRSKTLLIIYSVIVLALFSLTIVPGQFGFTLGIIGLGICFGGVMGVFPSIVMENYGPANQGVNYGIVFTGYSLAAFFAPKVAVQMAMANNGNYSVAFYVAIALAFIGLMLTIFYMKNSIKI from the coding sequence ATGAAAGAGACATTCAATCGTTGGAGGATTTTAGTCGCGTCTACAGCCATTCTTCTTTGTACAGGTGCCGTCTATTCCTTTTCTGTTTTTGCCGGACCACTTAGCAGTTCAACAGGCTGGTCCATGTCTGATATTATGTTAGCATTTGCTATCAACTCTGCAATAGGCCCTATCCCCATGATTCTCGGAGGTTATTTAGTTGACAAAGGTTATGTAAAATGGACCATCGCCCTCGGCGCTCTTCTATTTGCTAGCGGATTTTACTTAACCGGCTATGCCAATTCACCAGCCATGCTTTATTTGACCTATGGATTAATGGCCGGGCTTGGTCAAGGTTTTGCCTATTCAGGTGCCCTCTCCAATTCACTTCGCCTCTTCCCTGATAAACGTGGCTTAGCCTCTGGAATTCTGACAGGTGGCATGGGATTTGCCGCAGTCATCGCTTCTCCAGTCGCGAGCAATCTCATTCAAAAACAAGATGCCTTCTTTGCTTTTCGTACAATTGGGCTAGTCTATATTGTTGTTATCATCTGTGCAATTTTCTTTATTAAGGCAGCTCCAAGCGGCTACCAACCAGCAGGCTGGAAAGCTCCTATCCCAACCAAACAAGGACCTACTAATAAAAACTGGAAACAAATGCTACAAAGTCCTCTGTTTTACATTATCATTAGCATGTTCTTTGTTGGCGCCTTTTCTGGTTTGATGATTGCCTCTCAAGCATCACCAATCGGTCAATCAATGTTTGGACTCTCTGCAGGCACTGCAGCTCTCTATGTCTCTCTTTATTCAATCGCAAACTCTAGTGGTCGTTTTATCTGGGGATCACTTTCTGATAAAATCGGCCGTTCAAAGACCTTATTGATTATCTATTCTGTCATTGTCCTAGCTTTATTCTCCCTAACTATCGTCCCTGGTCAATTTGGGTTTACCTTAGGAATTATAGGACTTGGTATCTGCTTTGGTGGTGTTATGGGGGTCTTCCCATCTATCGTCATGGAAAATTATGGCCCTGCAAATCAAGGAGTCAACTACGGTATCGTCTTCACTGGATATTCTTTAGCAGCATTTTTCGCTCCCAAGGTCGCTGTTCAAATGGCAATGGCTAATAATGGAAATTATAGTGTAGCTTTTTATGTTGCTATTGCTTTAGCCTTCATTGGACTTATGCTTACTATTTTTTATATGAAAAATAGCATAAAAATCTAG
- the mobT gene encoding MobT family relaxase, protein MEGFLLNEQTWLQHLKEKRLAYGLSQNRLAVATGITRQYLSDIETGKVKPSEDLQQSLWEALERFNPDAPLEMLFDYVRIRFPTTDVQQVVENILQLKLSYFLHEDYGFYSYSEHYALGDIFVLCSHELDKGVLVELKGRGCRQFESYLLAQQRSWYEFFMDVLVAGGVMKRLDLAINDKTGILNIPVLTEKCQQEECISVFRSFKSYRSGELVRKEEKECMGNTLYIGSLQSEVYFCIYEKDYEQYKKNDIPIEDAEVKNRFEIRLKNERAYYAVRDLLVYDNPEHTAFKIINRYIRFVDKDDSKPRSDWKLNEEWAWFIGNNRERLKLTTKPEPYSFQRTLNWLSHQVAPTLKVAIKLDEINQTQVVKDILDHAKLTDRHKQILKQQSVKEQDVITTKKGYNGR, encoded by the coding sequence TTGGAGGGATTTTTACTGAATGAACAAACTTGGTTACAGCATTTAAAAGAAAAACGCTTGGCTTATGGACTATCTCAAAACCGTTTAGCTGTTGCGACTGGTATTACAAGGCAGTATCTAAGCGATATTGAAACAGGAAAAGTCAAGCCATCAGAGGATTTACAGCAGTCCCTTTGGGAAGCTCTGGAACGCTTCAATCCCGACGCTCCCCTTGAAATGCTGTTTGATTATGTAAGGATTCGCTTTCCGACAACAGACGTACAGCAGGTGGTCGAAAACATCTTACAACTGAAACTGTCCTATTTTCTTCATGAGGACTATGGTTTCTATTCTTATTCAGAGCATTATGCTTTAGGCGACATATTCGTCCTTTGCTCCCATGAACTGGACAAAGGAGTTCTGGTGGAATTGAAAGGTCGTGGGTGCAGACAATTTGAAAGCTATCTTCTGGCACAACAAAGAAGCTGGTATGAGTTCTTTATGGACGTTTTGGTGGCTGGCGGTGTGATGAAACGCCTTGACCTTGCCATTAACGATAAGACAGGGATTTTGAATATCCCTGTACTCACTGAAAAGTGCCAACAGGAAGAATGTATCTCCGTCTTCCGCAGTTTTAAAAGCTATCGCAGTGGCGAACTGGTACGCAAAGAGGAAAAGGAATGTATGGGAAACACCCTCTATATCGGTTCATTACAAAGTGAAGTTTATTTCTGTATCTATGAAAAGGACTACGAGCAGTACAAGAAAAATGATATTCCCATTGAAGACGCAGAAGTAAAAAACCGTTTTGAGATTCGATTGAAAAATGAGCGTGCCTATTATGCAGTCCGTGATTTACTCGTCTATGACAATCCAGAGCATACCGCCTTTAAAATTATCAATCGGTATATCCGTTTTGTAGATAAAGACGATTCCAAACCTCGTTCTGATTGGAAACTGAATGAAGAATGGGCTTGGTTTATTGGGAACAATCGTGAACGATTAAAACTAACCACAAAACCAGAGCCTTACTCCTTCCAAAGGACGCTGAACTGGCTATCTCATCAAGTTGCCCCGACCTTAAAGGTTGCGATTAAACTTGATGAAATCAACCAGACGCAGGTTGTAAAAGACATTCTCGACCATGCGAAACTGACAGACCGACACAAGCAGATTTTGAAGCAACAGTCAGTAAAAGAACAGGACGTGATAACAACAAAAAAAGGATATAATGGGAGATAA
- a CDS encoding YdcP family protein has protein sequence MELKFVIPNMEKTFGNLEFAGEDKVVQRRINGRLTVLSRSYNLYSDVQRADDIVVVLPAEAGEKHFGFEERVKLVNPRITAEGYKIGTRGFTNYLLHADDMIKE, from the coding sequence ATGGAACTTAAATTTGTGATTCCCAACATGGAAAAAACATTCGGCAATTTAGAATTTGCTGGCGAGGATAAAGTCGTTCAGCGAAGAATCAACGGACGGCTAACTGTCTTATCAAGAAGCTATAATCTCTATTCTGATGTTCAAAGAGCAGATGATATTGTGGTGGTGCTTCCTGCTGAAGCTGGCGAAAAACATTTCGGCTTTGAGGAACGTGTGAAGTTAGTCAATCCACGTATTACCGCAGAGGGCTACAAAATCGGCACTCGTGGTTTTACAAATTACCTTTTACATGCTGACGACATGATAAAAGAATAA
- a CDS encoding nucleotidyltransferase family protein → MNTVKNEQKILDTFRENPDMMTILTIIRDLDLKDSWLAAGSVRNFIWNLLSDKSPFDRETDVDVIFFDPDISYEETVSIEKKLREDFPQYHWELKNQVYMHLHSPHTVPYTSSCDAMSKYPEQCTAIGLRLHADATLELFVPYGIEDILNFQVSPTPHFLENEDRMKLYQERLSKKNWQEKWKNLTFSKNLRKI, encoded by the coding sequence ATGAATACAGTGAAAAATGAACAAAAAATTCTAGATACTTTCAGAGAAAATCCGGATATGATGACCATTTTGACCATCATTCGTGACCTTGATCTGAAAGACTCGTGGTTGGCAGCAGGTTCGGTCCGAAATTTCATCTGGAATCTCTTGTCAGACAAATCGCCTTTTGACCGTGAGACGGATGTGGATGTGATTTTCTTTGATCCAGATATTTCTTATGAGGAAACAGTATCCATAGAGAAAAAGCTGAGAGAAGATTTCCCTCAATATCATTGGGAGTTGAAAAATCAGGTCTATATGCATCTGCACAGTCCCCACACTGTGCCTTACACGAGTTCTTGTGATGCCATGAGTAAATATCCGGAACAGTGTACGGCGATAGGACTCCGCTTGCATGCCGACGCAACTTTGGAGCTCTTTGTCCCCTATGGTATAGAGGATATTTTGAACTTTCAGGTTTCCCCAACTCCTCATTTTTTAGAGAATGAGGACCGAATGAAGCTCTATCAAGAACGCTTGTCCAAGAAAAATTGGCAAGAAAAATGGAAAAATCTCACTTTTTCAAAAAACTTAAGAAAAATTTAA
- the rseP gene encoding RIP metalloprotease RseP, which yields MIGLLTFILVFGIIVVVHEFGHFYFAKKSGILVREFAIGMGPKIFSHIGKDGTAYTIRILPLGGYVRMAGWGDDATEIKTGTPVSLTLADDGKVKRINLSGKKLDQTALPMQVTQFDFEDKLFIKGLVLEEEKIFAVDHDATVVEEDGTEVRIAPLDVQYQNASIWGKLITNFAGPMNNFILGVVVFWILIFLQGGVRDTQTNLFHVMPEGALAKVGVAETAQITKVGSHEVKNWQDLTQAVEADTKDKTAPTLDVTISENGSEKQVTVTPEENQGRYILGVQPGVKSDFLSMFVGGFTTAADSGLRILSALKNLIFHPDLNKLGGPVAIFKASSDAAKNGIENVLYFLAVISINIGIFNLIPIPALDGGKIVLNILEAIRRKPLKQEIETYVTMAGVVIMVVLMLAVTWNDIMRLFF from the coding sequence ATGATTGGATTGCTAACCTTTATCCTCGTTTTTGGGATTATTGTGGTGGTGCATGAGTTTGGACATTTTTATTTTGCCAAGAAATCGGGCATTTTAGTTCGTGAATTTGCCATTGGTATGGGGCCCAAGATTTTTTCCCATATCGGTAAGGATGGCACTGCTTATACCATTCGAATCCTTCCTCTAGGAGGCTATGTTCGTATGGCAGGCTGGGGTGATGATGCGACAGAAATTAAGACAGGAACTCCGGTCAGTTTAACACTTGCTGATGATGGTAAGGTCAAACGGATCAACCTCTCAGGGAAGAAACTGGATCAAACGGCTCTTCCTATGCAGGTAACCCAGTTTGACTTTGAAGACAAGCTCTTTATCAAGGGGTTGGTCTTGGAAGAAGAAAAGATTTTTGCAGTAGATCACGATGCAACGGTTGTTGAAGAAGACGGAACCGAAGTGCGCATCGCTCCTTTGGATGTACAGTATCAAAATGCTTCTATCTGGGGCAAGCTCATCACCAACTTTGCAGGTCCTATGAATAACTTTATCTTAGGTGTTGTTGTTTTTTGGATCTTGATCTTTTTGCAGGGCGGTGTTAGAGATACTCAGACCAATCTCTTTCACGTCATGCCAGAGGGCGCTTTGGCTAAGGTGGGCGTAGCTGAGACAGCTCAAATCACCAAGGTCGGCTCGCATGAGGTTAAGAATTGGCAAGACTTGACCCAGGCTGTGGAAGCAGATACCAAGGACAAGACAGCCCCGACCTTAGATGTGACCATTTCCGAAAATGGTAGTGAAAAACAAGTCACGGTGACTCCAGAAGAGAATCAAGGACGTTATATTCTTGGGGTTCAACCGGGAGTCAAGTCAGACTTTCTATCCATGTTTGTTGGTGGATTTACAACTGCAGCTGACTCAGGACTTCGTATCCTTTCGGCTCTGAAAAACTTGATTTTCCATCCAGATTTGAACAAACTCGGTGGTCCCGTTGCTATTTTTAAGGCAAGTAGCGATGCTGCTAAAAATGGAATTGAGAATGTCCTCTATTTCCTAGCCGTGATTTCCATCAATATCGGGATTTTTAACTTGATTCCGATTCCGGCTTTGGATGGTGGAAAGATTGTGCTCAATATCCTAGAGGCTATCCGCCGGAAACCCCTTAAACAAGAAATTGAAACCTATGTCACCATGGCTGGTGTAGTTATCATGGTTGTCTTGATGCTAGCTGTAACCTGGAATGACATTATGCGACTCTTCTTTTAG
- a CDS encoding NADPH-dependent FMN reductase: protein MKLVAIVGTNSDRSTNRKLLKFMQKHFSDKADIEVLEIKQLPAFNEPEDKQAPAEVQAFSEKILAADGVIISTPEYNHTIPAPLASALEWIAYTSRALVNKPTMIVGASLGLLGTSRAQAHLRQILDAPELKARVMPGTEFFLGHSEQVLDDECHLNNPEKVAELEEHFSEFQNFVELTKALVKPEDTNRKKSFIWEEWLKA, encoded by the coding sequence ATGAAACTAGTTGCTATCGTTGGAACCAATTCAGATCGCTCAACCAATCGGAAACTCTTGAAATTTATGCAAAAGCACTTTTCGGATAAAGCCGACATTGAGGTATTGGAAATCAAACAATTGCCAGCCTTTAACGAACCTGAGGACAAGCAAGCGCCAGCTGAAGTTCAAGCTTTTTCAGAAAAAATTCTTGCTGCAGATGGTGTGATTATTTCAACACCTGAGTACAATCACACAATACCAGCACCTTTGGCCTCTGCTTTGGAGTGGATTGCTTATACCAGTCGTGCTTTGGTTAACAAACCAACGATGATTGTTGGTGCTTCTCTCGGTTTGCTTGGAACCTCTAGAGCGCAGGCACATTTACGCCAGATTTTAGATGCGCCGGAGCTTAAAGCGAGAGTTATGCCGGGTACAGAGTTCTTTCTAGGTCATTCTGAGCAAGTCCTAGATGATGAGTGTCATTTGAACAATCCTGAAAAGGTTGCAGAACTAGAAGAACATTTTTCAGAGTTTCAAAATTTTGTTGAACTAACAAAGGCTTTGGTCAAACCAGAAGATACAAATCGTAAGAAATCTTTCATTTGGGAAGAATGGTTGAAAGCATAA
- a CDS encoding flavocytochrome c yields MKLVAIVGTNAKKSYNRNLLQFMKRHFAQKADIEILEITDVPMFNETDDQTDTPIIQKFNKAISEADGVIISTPEHNHTIPSSLNSLLEWLSFNIHPLDGKPTMIVGASYDIQGSSRAQLHLRQILDAPGVNATVMPGSEFLLGRAHRAFDDNGDLIDERTVDFLDSCFYRFLRFVSIANQLNLPEEVRFEPGTYHVTTEGHNGKLPMDVTVSEDRIEKIEIDSSGESSGIADVVFTRIPAEIIEGQTLNVDAVSGASVTSNGVLDGVARAVKQAGANPDVLRKRSKAPSALDKEDKTYQADVVIVGGGGAGLAAAAAVLQAGKKPIVVEKFPAIGGNTVRAGGPMNAPDPAWQGTFAAHPGEAHTLQELIATDESTIDPEYLEDFRALKVEVEQYLQDPSYLFDSTLLYRIQTYIGGKRKDLQGNEIHGQYDLVSVLTERALESVRWLEDIGVEFVRSEVTMPVGALWRRGHKPVQPMGYAFISVLQKYVLEHGGKILTDSPVKELLVKDGAVKGVRAEGRNGQTIIVNADAVVLASGGFGANTKMLQKYNTYWTEIADDIATSNTPAVTGDGILLGQSVGADLVGMGFSQMMPVSDPVTGALFSGLQVPPANFIMVNTEGKRFVDEYGSRDKLSQAAIDNGGLFYLIADERIKETAYNTSQEKIDAQVKAGTLYRADTIEELAVQIGMNPEVLADTIKKYNSYVDAGFDPEFNKGSFDLKCEVAPFYATPRKPAVHHTMGGLKIDTSTHVLNENGQIIPGLYAAGEVAGGLHAGNRLGGNSLTDIFTFGRIAGQTAVKENC; encoded by the coding sequence ATGAAATTAGTAGCTATTGTTGGGACTAATGCAAAAAAATCCTATAATCGCAACCTGTTGCAATTTATGAAAAGACATTTTGCTCAGAAAGCGGATATTGAGATTTTAGAGATAACAGATGTACCAATGTTCAATGAAACAGATGATCAAACAGATACACCTATTATTCAGAAGTTTAATAAAGCTATTTCAGAAGCTGATGGTGTCATTATCTCGACACCCGAGCACAATCATACGATTCCATCAAGTTTGAATAGCTTGCTCGAGTGGTTGTCTTTTAACATTCATCCACTAGACGGAAAGCCGACAATGATTGTCGGAGCTTCCTACGATATTCAAGGTTCTTCACGTGCCCAACTTCATCTTCGTCAGATTTTGGATGCTCCTGGGGTAAATGCAACAGTTATGCCAGGTAGTGAGTTTTTACTTGGTCGAGCGCATCGAGCGTTTGATGACAATGGAGATTTGATTGATGAGCGAACCGTTGATTTCTTAGATAGTTGTTTTTATCGCTTCCTTCGCTTTGTATCTATTGCAAACCAACTAAACCTTCCTGAAGAAGTTCGCTTTGAACCGGGGACTTACCATGTTACAACTGAAGGCCATAATGGTAAATTGCCGATGGATGTCACGGTTTCTGAGGACCGTATTGAAAAAATTGAAATCGATTCTTCTGGAGAATCTTCAGGAATCGCAGATGTCGTCTTTACCCGTATTCCAGCAGAAATCATTGAGGGGCAAACATTAAATGTTGATGCGGTGTCAGGAGCTTCTGTGACTTCAAATGGTGTTTTAGATGGAGTTGCGCGTGCAGTCAAACAAGCCGGTGCAAATCCAGATGTTTTACGGAAGCGTTCAAAAGCGCCATCTGCCCTAGATAAAGAAGATAAGACCTATCAGGCAGATGTTGTCATCGTCGGAGGCGGAGGAGCTGGATTAGCTGCAGCGGCTGCAGTCTTACAAGCTGGTAAGAAGCCAATTGTTGTTGAGAAATTTCCTGCAATTGGAGGAAATACTGTTCGTGCAGGTGGTCCAATGAATGCACCAGATCCAGCATGGCAAGGAACCTTCGCAGCTCATCCAGGTGAGGCACATACGCTTCAAGAATTGATTGCGACAGATGAATCAACGATTGATCCAGAATATCTAGAGGACTTTAGAGCCTTGAAAGTTGAGGTTGAGCAGTATTTGCAGGACCCGAGCTATTTGTTCGATTCTACCTTGCTCTATCGTATCCAAACCTATATCGGTGGGAAACGAAAAGATTTACAAGGGAATGAAATTCATGGCCAATACGATTTGGTTTCTGTTTTAACCGAACGGGCCCTAGAGTCTGTTCGTTGGTTGGAAGACATCGGCGTTGAATTTGTTCGTAGCGAAGTGACAATGCCAGTTGGAGCCCTTTGGCGTCGTGGCCATAAGCCGGTTCAACCAATGGGGTATGCCTTTATATCTGTCCTACAAAAATATGTTCTAGAACATGGTGGCAAGATTTTGACAGATTCTCCAGTTAAAGAATTGCTTGTAAAAGACGGGGCTGTCAAGGGTGTCAGAGCAGAAGGTCGAAATGGTCAAACCATCATTGTCAATGCAGATGCCGTTGTTCTAGCTTCTGGAGGATTTGGTGCCAATACAAAGATGCTACAAAAATACAATACCTACTGGACTGAAATTGCAGATGATATTGCTACATCTAATACACCAGCTGTAACAGGAGATGGTATTCTTTTAGGGCAAAGTGTAGGTGCAGATTTAGTGGGTATGGGCTTTAGTCAAATGATGCCAGTATCCGATCCAGTGACAGGAGCTCTTTTCTCAGGACTTCAAGTTCCTCCAGCAAACTTCATCATGGTAAATACTGAAGGGAAGCGCTTTGTAGATGAGTACGGTAGCCGAGACAAGCTATCTCAAGCGGCGATTGATAATGGAGGCTTGTTCTATCTAATCGCAGATGAACGTATCAAGGAAACAGCCTACAATACTAGCCAAGAAAAAATCGATGCCCAAGTTAAAGCAGGCACTCTTTACCGTGCAGATACGATAGAAGAGTTGGCTGTTCAGATTGGTATGAATCCAGAGGTGTTAGCAGATACAATCAAGAAGTATAACTCTTATGTGGATGCAGGATTCGACCCTGAATTTAACAAGGGTAGTTTTGATCTCAAGTGTGAGGTTGCGCCATTTTACGCAACACCGAGAAAACCAGCTGTTCACCATACAATGGGTGGACTCAAGATTGATACTTCAACACACGTTTTGAATGAAAACGGTCAGATTATCCCTGGTTTGTATGCTGCCGGAGAAGTCGCAGGTGGACTCCATGCAGGTAACCGTCTAGGAGGAAATTCGCTTACGGATATCTTTACTTTTGGACGTATTGCAGGTCAAACAGCTGTTAAAGAAAATTGTTAG
- the ruvB gene encoding Holliday junction branch migration DNA helicase RuvB: MSRILDNEIMGDEELVERTLRPQYLREYIGQDKVKDQLQIFIEAAKMRDEALDHVLLFGPPGLGKTTMAFVIANELGVNLKQTSGPVIEKAGDLVAILNDLEPGDVLFIDEIHRLPMSVEEVLYSAMEDFYIDIMIGAGEGSRSVHLDLPPFTLIGATTRAGMLSNPLRARFGITGHMEYYAHADLTEIVERTADIFEMEITHEAASELALRSRGTPRIANRLLKRVRDFAQIMGDGLIDDVITDKALTMLDVDREGLDYVDQKILRTMIEMYGGGPVGLGTLSVNIAEERETVEDMYEPYLIQKGFIMRTRSGRVATAKAYEHLGYEYSEK; the protein is encoded by the coding sequence ATGAGTAGAATTTTAGACAATGAGATCATGGGGGATGAGGAGTTAGTAGAACGTACCCTCCGTCCCCAATATTTACGTGAATATATCGGTCAGGATAAGGTCAAGGACCAGCTGCAAATCTTTATCGAGGCTGCCAAAATGCGGGATGAGGCACTGGACCATGTTCTTTTATTTGGTCCTCCAGGTCTCGGGAAAACAACCATGGCCTTTGTTATTGCCAATGAACTGGGAGTCAATCTCAAGCAAACGTCTGGTCCTGTTATCGAAAAAGCAGGGGATCTGGTAGCGATTTTGAATGATTTGGAGCCTGGAGACGTTCTCTTTATTGACGAGATTCATCGCTTGCCCATGTCGGTGGAAGAGGTACTTTATAGTGCCATGGAGGACTTTTACATTGACATCATGATTGGGGCTGGAGAGGGCAGTCGCAGTGTCCATTTGGACTTGCCGCCTTTTACCTTGATTGGTGCGACGACACGTGCGGGGATGCTTTCTAATCCTCTACGAGCACGTTTTGGGATTACGGGTCATATGGAATACTATGCCCACGCTGACTTGACAGAGATTGTTGAGCGGACGGCAGATATTTTTGAGATGGAAATCACCCATGAGGCAGCTTCGGAGTTGGCCTTACGCAGTCGAGGAACTCCTCGTATCGCCAATCGTCTCCTCAAGCGCGTGCGCGACTTTGCCCAGATTATGGGGGATGGCTTGATTGATGATGTGATTACGGATAAGGCTTTGACCATGCTGGATGTAGACCGTGAAGGTTTGGACTATGTAGACCAAAAAATCCTTCGCACCATGATTGAGATGTACGGTGGTGGTCCTGTCGGTTTAGGAACTCTTTCTGTTAATATTGCCGAGGAGCGTGAGACAGTCGAAGATATGTACGAACCTTACCTGATTCAGAAAGGTTTCATCATGCGAACTCGTTCTGGGCGGGTTGCAACGGCTAAGGCATATGAGCATTTAGGGTATGAATACAGTGAAAAATGA
- a CDS encoding phosphatidate cytidylyltransferase, with protein sequence MTKDLQKRTLFAVLALAIFLPVLFAGGLLLQVGIGLLAMLGVHELLHMKGLKTMTIEGALTLFATFALTVPLENYLTFLPVDGNVVAYSVLITIMLGTTVFSKSYTIEDAAFPIAVSFYVGFGFNALLDARVAGFDKVLLALFIVWATDSAAYLTGMNFGKHKLAPRVSPNKSIEGFVGGILGAVLITVIFMLVDSTVALPYGIYRMSLFAAFFSVAGQFGDLIESAMKRHFGVKDSGKFIPGHGGVLDRFDSMLIVFPMMHLFGLF encoded by the coding sequence ATGACCAAGGATTTACAAAAGAGAACATTGTTTGCGGTATTGGCCCTGGCGATTTTCCTTCCAGTCTTGTTTGCGGGAGGGCTCTTGTTGCAGGTAGGGATTGGCTTGTTAGCAATGCTAGGCGTCCATGAACTCTTGCACATGAAGGGGCTAAAGACTATGACCATTGAGGGTGCCTTGACTCTTTTTGCGACCTTCGCTCTCACAGTTCCTTTAGAAAATTACCTAACTTTTTTGCCTGTTGATGGGAATGTAGTTGCCTATAGTGTTCTGATTACCATAATGCTAGGGACAACCGTTTTCAGTAAAAGCTATACGATTGAAGATGCCGCTTTTCCAATTGCTGTGAGCTTTTATGTTGGTTTTGGCTTCAATGCCTTACTAGATGCTCGGGTGGCAGGTTTTGACAAGGTGCTTCTGGCTCTCTTTATCGTTTGGGCGACAGATAGCGCAGCCTACCTGACAGGGATGAATTTTGGTAAACATAAGTTGGCTCCGAGAGTTTCTCCTAATAAGAGTATTGAGGGATTTGTCGGGGGTATTCTAGGTGCGGTACTGATAACAGTGATTTTCATGTTAGTGGACAGCACAGTTGCTCTTCCTTATGGGATTTATAGAATGAGTCTCTTTGCTGCCTTCTTCAGTGTGGCAGGTCAGTTTGGTGACTTGATTGAGAGTGCCATGAAACGCCATTTCGGTGTCAAGGATTCTGGAAAATTTATCCCTGGACATGGCGGTGTGTTGGATCGCTTTGACAGCATGCTGATTGTGTTTCCAATGATGCACTTATTTGGCCTGTTTTAA